Proteins co-encoded in one Campylobacter jejuni genomic window:
- the tssF gene encoding type VI secretion system baseplate subunit TssF has protein sequence MKDNIFYYQKELEYLYEKREYFIKNYPKLTPFLAYDSKDPDIERIIENLAILSSKIHQELDENIPHIAESLINIVSPNYTNPLPSLCMQEFKFEQNSKENNLIIPKGTLIKSKPIDKCVCEFKTVYDVYLYSISISEVFISSKNQDYTFNLTLQVNKAETKICDLGLEKINLYLGNDTYMSSTLLLYMHSYLKELKIQSLDTDEEFFLNTYNIEKIGLNPDESSLSYNDLGFEAFSLLREYFFMPHKFNFLRINGLDILNNCQGKTINIEFKFSKPFPANCIFRKELLSLSMTPIINIFTKSAEPLINNHKKDSYRIFVDRSQPKAYEIIQTLQVKAHNSEGGKRLLKNYKSFERFEFLKDNQKDFYSVNTKKNSKGEVFSEISFFSSYIMDETISIDLLCSNGDLPSKLKIGDINTCDLKGVDTKNVEIPSETRRCSVDGNLLWKLVSVLSFSYQTILSKKAFFGVLESYSFLDNQSNWKIYKLLQESIIDIQSKSTYLIDENITKKGTLAIFSIKDSKFYTLGEVYLLGLIISKFLASFASINSFCELKIRCLDSKEILHYPASFGKKALI, from the coding sequence ATGAAGGATAATATTTTTTATTATCAAAAAGAGCTTGAATATCTATATGAAAAAAGAGAGTATTTTATAAAAAATTATCCAAAGTTAACACCATTTTTGGCATATGATAGCAAAGATCCTGATATAGAAAGAATTATTGAAAATTTAGCTATTTTAAGCTCTAAAATCCATCAAGAGCTTGATGAAAATATACCACACATTGCAGAATCTTTGATTAATATTGTTTCTCCAAATTATACAAATCCTTTACCTTCTTTATGCATGCAAGAATTTAAATTTGAACAAAATAGTAAAGAAAATAATTTAATTATTCCCAAAGGAACTCTTATTAAATCAAAACCAATAGACAAATGTGTTTGTGAATTTAAAACAGTATATGATGTTTATCTTTATTCTATCTCCATCAGCGAAGTTTTTATATCTAGTAAAAATCAAGATTATACTTTCAATTTAACTTTGCAAGTCAATAAGGCAGAAACGAAAATATGTGATTTGGGTTTGGAAAAAATTAATTTATATCTAGGCAATGATACCTATATGTCTAGTACTTTATTATTATACATGCATTCTTATTTAAAAGAATTAAAAATTCAAAGTTTAGATACTGATGAAGAATTTTTTCTTAATACCTATAATATTGAAAAAATAGGATTGAATCCAGACGAAAGTAGTTTATCTTATAATGATTTAGGTTTTGAAGCATTTTCCTTACTAAGAGAATATTTTTTCATGCCACATAAATTTAATTTTTTAAGAATCAATGGTTTGGATATTTTAAATAATTGCCAAGGAAAGACAATTAATATTGAATTTAAATTCTCTAAACCATTTCCTGCAAATTGTATTTTTAGAAAAGAATTACTTTCTTTAAGCATGACACCTATTATCAATATCTTTACAAAAAGTGCAGAACCTCTTATAAATAATCACAAAAAAGATAGTTATAGAATTTTTGTGGATAGAAGCCAACCTAAAGCTTACGAAATCATACAGACACTACAGGTTAAAGCACATAATAGTGAAGGCGGCAAAAGGTTATTAAAAAACTATAAAAGTTTTGAACGCTTTGAATTTTTAAAAGATAATCAAAAGGATTTTTATAGCGTAAATACTAAAAAGAATTCCAAAGGAGAAGTATTTAGCGAAATTTCTTTCTTTTCCTCTTATATAATGGATGAAACTATAAGTATTGATCTTTTGTGCTCCAATGGAGATTTACCTTCAAAATTAAAAATAGGTGATATTAATACCTGCGATCTAAAAGGTGTCGATACCAAAAATGTGGAAATTCCAAGCGAAACAAGAAGATGTAGTGTTGATGGTAATTTATTATGGAAGCTTGTTTCTGTGTTATCTTTTTCATATCAAACAATATTGAGCAAAAAAGCTTTTTTTGGTGTGTTGGAAAGCTATAGCTTTTTAGATAATCAATCAAATTGGAAGATTTATAAGCTTTTGCAAGAATCTATAATCGATATTCAAAGTAAAAGCACTTATTTAATAGATGAAAATATCACAAAAAAAGGGACCTTAGCTATTTTTAGTATTAAAGATTCGAAGTTTTACACTTTAGGCGAGGTATATTTATTGGGATTGATTATATCTAAATTTTTAGCTTCTTTTGCTAGTATTAACTCCTTTTGTGAGTTAAAAATAAGATGCCTCGACTCAAAAGAAATTTTACATTACCCTGCTTCTTTTGGAAAAAAAGCTTTAATATGA
- the tssG gene encoding type VI secretion system baseplate subunit TssG — MNNLTSYSFFKLIKKLEKDYGRKNIFLRTNKSLKHPNKDIEKIIFSEHEQSVIELFINFMGLHGVSSQLPSFMLDKLSRNEDGDQGWTLFFDFFNHYLLWIFFDVISLKNYPRSFNENFKDSISKILFSMLGIKEYDIAKKYLPFAPLLLSLRRPKTHIERVLQVNFKLKDKLSIIENLPHQILISNSQKNNLGIKNNILGNNFILGDKFISYQNKIAIYIKDISYQEAVKFMPNGTKHDDLKNSIMFLTNNEFCVDLYLKINYSSEMKFVLGEENTAKLGWAKILGNTQKKYTIVYMKLCE; from the coding sequence ATGAATAATCTTACTTCATATAGTTTTTTTAAATTAATAAAAAAATTAGAAAAAGACTATGGAAGAAAGAATATATTTTTAAGAACAAATAAAAGTTTAAAACATCCAAATAAAGATATAGAAAAAATCATTTTTTCAGAACACGAACAATCAGTTATAGAATTGTTTATAAATTTCATGGGGCTACATGGAGTCTCTTCACAACTTCCTTCATTTATGCTAGATAAACTGTCAAGAAATGAAGATGGCGACCAAGGTTGGACTCTATTCTTTGATTTCTTTAATCATTATTTGCTTTGGATATTTTTTGATGTAATAAGCTTAAAAAATTATCCACGATCTTTTAATGAAAATTTTAAAGATTCTATTTCAAAAATTTTATTTAGCATGTTGGGAATTAAAGAATACGATATTGCAAAAAAATATTTACCATTTGCACCTTTACTACTAAGTTTAAGACGACCTAAAACACACATTGAAAGAGTTTTACAGGTCAATTTTAAACTTAAGGATAAATTATCAATTATTGAAAATTTACCCCATCAAATTTTAATTTCAAATTCGCAAAAAAATAACTTAGGAATAAAGAACAATATTTTAGGAAATAATTTTATATTGGGCGATAAATTTATCTCTTATCAAAACAAAATAGCGATCTATATAAAGGATATTTCATATCAAGAAGCGGTTAAATTTATGCCCAATGGAACCAAACACGATGATTTAAAAAATAGCATAATGTTTTTAACAAATAATGAATTTTGTGTTGATTTATATCTTAAAATCAACTATTCTTCAGAAATGAAGTTTGTGTTAGGAGAAGAAAATACTGCCAAACTTGGTTGGGCAAAAATTTTAGGTAATACGCAAAAAAAATATACAATAGTATATATGAAACTATGTGAATAA
- a CDS encoding type VI secretion system Vgr family protein, giving the protein MSLNSYMSLNISNSTSNPLPFKITKALIKESLEELFSIECEGFFESLEQDLFSLNTLTNASSHPSTPTTFNFHPNVLIDQEAILSIHNPYENNTLNFDNNEVKNYKGIITYIKYLGINHESALNINDSTSNTKQIQYKHFFSFKLQSVLIRLSLNKANRIYTHTNIIEVIKQTLGFYQDILHKEIDYSNIHFNYEEQELISQYNESDLDFITRLSHNNGIFFYEDENTIYFCDVYKNVKNKEIEYNPNINNILNQACISSIYKEQSLRTNSFTHSSINANTPLNLLSLHSSKVPYEQELNNKACYNEHFYESEYSFTKSIDLKTKPSLKEKRALVLNESLLAKSNIYHLSLGDFITLNYKEFNHQEEIKNQDEEKQDKASLLKDFIIITNTQILIDDAILANSINTNDHLNLKDLNLSKSYSNTLTLLKKNIIFTPSFKAKPKAPNSTQGIVIGESKDIESERNTIYTDEHGRVKVRINLYANQEELDNDTFIANDIDTNSSNLSSNTYKSYHHTPFLRVASHIASNHSGFFHTPRIGDEVIISFLDDDIDKPYVSGSLYNGATTMPQYNYPRYKREIATNALSYLSVVPAMIDKGLDTLKLQENTDYELSSINNHYLTLANSTVGVDNTDARARNEITLKNDKDKEEIYILAQKDYKEEIGNNYEQTIKNNKTSEVGALYTEFITLGHMQNIIGFKNVNVGAEYLENTLLSKDTNVGLSNTLNVGISNEVNIGQNHEEKIGNDKRVIINNNLEQDIKNDFIQRIGHNKNETIKGSYVLQTNQSIKFYSKQDLSIETNEYFKAEADDSISFKAKKNCSFTADNVNTMANQESVLTAQKQIVSRVGNTTITQTKDKIILQVGTTQVIIDSKGLRVKGGDLRAD; this is encoded by the coding sequence ATGTCCCTTAATTCTTACATGAGTCTTAATATATCAAATTCTACTTCAAATCCCCTACCCTTTAAAATCACTAAAGCCCTCATCAAAGAAAGTCTTGAAGAGCTTTTTTCTATAGAATGTGAAGGCTTTTTTGAAAGTTTAGAACAAGATTTATTTTCTTTAAATACTTTAACCAATGCTTCATCTCATCCAAGCACCCCTACAACTTTTAATTTTCATCCTAATGTTTTAATCGATCAAGAAGCTATTTTAAGTATCCATAATCCTTATGAGAATAATACCTTAAACTTTGATAACAATGAAGTAAAAAACTATAAGGGAATTATCACTTATATAAAATATCTAGGTATTAATCATGAAAGTGCTTTAAATATTAACGATAGCACTTCAAATACTAAGCAAATACAATACAAGCATTTTTTTTCTTTTAAGCTTCAATCAGTCTTGATAAGACTTTCTTTAAATAAAGCCAATCGTATTTATACTCATACTAATATTATAGAAGTGATTAAACAAACCCTTGGTTTTTATCAAGATATCTTACATAAAGAAATTGATTATTCTAATATACATTTTAATTATGAAGAACAAGAACTCATCTCTCAATACAATGAAAGTGATTTAGACTTTATTACAAGATTAAGCCATAATAATGGAATCTTTTTTTATGAAGATGAGAACACTATTTATTTTTGTGATGTGTATAAAAATGTAAAAAATAAAGAAATTGAGTATAATCCTAATATTAATAATATTTTAAATCAAGCTTGTATTTCTTCTATTTATAAAGAGCAAAGCTTAAGAACTAATTCTTTTACACATTCTAGTATTAATGCCAATACTCCTTTAAATCTTTTATCTTTACACTCTAGTAAAGTTCCTTATGAACAAGAACTTAATAACAAAGCTTGTTATAATGAACATTTTTATGAGAGTGAATATTCTTTTACAAAAAGCATTGATTTAAAGACTAAGCCTTCTCTTAAAGAAAAAAGAGCCTTAGTATTAAATGAAAGCTTACTAGCAAAAAGTAATATTTATCATCTTAGCTTAGGAGATTTTATCACTTTAAATTATAAGGAGTTTAATCATCAAGAAGAAATAAAAAATCAAGATGAAGAAAAACAAGATAAAGCTTCTTTGCTTAAAGACTTTATTATTATCACTAATACTCAAATCTTAATTGATGATGCCATCTTAGCTAATTCTATTAATACTAATGATCATTTAAATTTAAAAGATTTAAATTTAAGTAAATCTTATTCTAATACTTTAACTTTACTAAAAAAGAATATTATCTTTACTCCAAGTTTTAAAGCTAAACCTAAAGCTCCTAATAGCACTCAAGGTATTGTTATAGGAGAGAGTAAGGATATAGAAAGTGAGAGAAATACTATTTATACTGATGAGCATGGAAGGGTTAAGGTAAGGATTAATCTTTATGCCAATCAAGAAGAATTAGATAATGATACTTTTATTGCAAATGATATAGATACAAATTCTTCTAATTTATCAAGCAATACTTATAAATCTTATCATCACACTCCTTTTTTAAGAGTAGCTTCTCATATAGCAAGTAATCATTCAGGTTTTTTTCATACTCCAAGAATAGGAGATGAAGTGATTATTTCTTTTTTAGATGATGATATAGATAAACCTTATGTAAGTGGAAGTTTGTATAATGGGGCTACAACAATGCCCCAATATAATTATCCAAGATATAAAAGAGAAATCGCTACAAATGCATTGAGTTATTTAAGCGTAGTTCCTGCTATGATTGATAAAGGTTTAGATACATTAAAACTTCAAGAAAATACTGATTATGAATTAAGCTCTATAAACAATCATTATCTTACTTTGGCTAATTCCACAGTAGGAGTGGATAACACCGATGCAAGAGCAAGGAATGAAATTACCCTAAAAAACGACAAAGACAAAGAAGAAATTTATATCCTAGCACAAAAAGATTATAAAGAAGAAATAGGTAATAATTATGAGCAAACCATAAAAAATAATAAAACTTCAGAAGTGGGAGCCTTATATACCGAATTTATTACTTTAGGACATATGCAAAATATCATAGGTTTTAAAAATGTCAATGTAGGAGCTGAATATTTAGAAAATACCCTACTTTCTAAAGATACTAATGTGGGCTTAAGTAATACTTTAAATGTAGGAATCAGCAATGAAGTCAATATCGGACAAAACCACGAAGAAAAGATAGGAAATGATAAAAGAGTAATAATCAATAACAATCTAGAGCAAGATATCAAAAATGATTTTATCCAAAGAATAGGACATAACAAAAATGAAACCATAAAAGGTTCTTATGTGCTTCAAACCAATCAAAGTATAAAATTTTATTCCAAACAAGATCTAAGCATAGAAACAAATGAGTATTTCAAAGCTGAAGCTGATGATTCTATTAGTTTTAAAGCCAAGAAAAATTGCTCTTTTACAGCTGATAATGTAAATACTATGGCAAATCAAGAAAGTGTTTTAACAGCACAAAAACAAATCGTTTCTAGGGTAGGAAATACAACTATTACACAAACAAAAGATAAAATTATACTACAAGTAGGAACAACACAAGTGATTATAGATAGCAAAGGTTTAAGAGTAAAAGGAGGTGATTTAAGAGCGGATTAA
- a CDS encoding imm11 family protein — translation MKYYKMMYNGQHNDVDNWINCIKPDIKNNDKYALLESKPITNWQTPSFEIDKDDGKILTDLISNVYNWRIVSPKFINLMQDLIKDCVQYLDVEIKSQEINYYDCKIMHVTKSLEALDYEHSVYTYMGDNDEYLSITKAVLKKSKLDGSHIFRIKDDEVPVFVSSEFRKIVRENNLLGFSFSEVMVYEN, via the coding sequence ATGAAATATTATAAAATGATGTATAATGGACAACATAATGACGTTGATAATTGGATAAATTGTATTAAACCAGATATAAAAAATAATGACAAATATGCACTTTTAGAATCCAAACCTATCACAAATTGGCAAACACCTAGTTTTGAAATCGATAAAGATGATGGTAAAATACTGACCGATTTAATATCTAATGTATATAATTGGCGTATAGTCTCTCCTAAATTTATAAATTTAATGCAAGATTTAATTAAAGATTGTGTGCAATATTTAGATGTAGAAATTAAAAGTCAGGAAATAAATTATTATGATTGTAAAATTATGCATGTAACAAAATCACTTGAGGCTTTAGATTATGAACATTCTGTATATACTTATATGGGTGATAATGATGAATATTTAAGTATTACTAAAGCTGTTTTAAAAAAATCAAAACTTGATGGAAGCCATATATTTAGAATTAAAGATGATGAAGTACCTGTTTTTGTATCAAGTGAATTTAGAAAAATAGTAAGAGAAAACAATTTATTAGGTTTTAGTTTTAGTGAAGTTATGGTATATGAAAATTAA
- a CDS encoding ankyrin repeat domain-containing protein, with protein MKKLEDIKAMSYQEKDELEDLVLEIIDDNDLVKLKDILKDYPVKISCYELNIKDEDGDFPLFDPFNLIIRAAHACEDNNNDFSILDYLFDEYGLSLKDPKYNFVLIDMKHIKEANDKYILMEEVEDDPCIYQNALIYDYILNADNPNSQIIKYLVNRGAKFEVHKDGFGWTPMHFWVMQNNYELLELAIKGGANVDMQTLLDPKSEYNETLLFEAVKEAETYRVTQLLIELGANVNFITPTSPLDNAKGSRNKKLLKDAGAMTSAQLDKKYNIYWDSEECEKDESYMEKYCKLLNDAIKKAKESE; from the coding sequence ATGAAAAAACTAGAAGATATCAAAGCTATGAGCTATCAAGAAAAAGATGAGTTAGAAGATTTAGTTCTTGAAATTATAGATGATAATGATTTAGTTAAGCTAAAAGATATTTTAAAGGATTATCCTGTAAAAATATCTTGTTATGAGCTTAATATTAAAGATGAGGATGGAGACTTTCCTTTATTTGATCCTTTTAATCTAATAATAAGAGCTGCACATGCTTGTGAAGATAATAATAATGATTTTTCTATTTTAGACTATTTATTTGATGAGTATGGATTAAGTTTAAAAGATCCTAAATATAATTTTGTTCTTATTGACATGAAACACATCAAAGAAGCTAATGATAAATATATCTTAATGGAAGAAGTAGAAGATGATCCTTGTATTTATCAAAACGCTCTAATTTATGATTATATACTCAATGCTGATAATCCAAATTCTCAAATCATTAAGTATCTAGTCAATCGTGGAGCTAAATTTGAAGTGCATAAAGATGGCTTTGGTTGGACTCCTATGCATTTTTGGGTTATGCAAAATAATTATGAATTATTAGAATTAGCTATTAAAGGAGGAGCTAATGTAGATATGCAAACCTTGCTTGATCCAAAAAGCGAATACAATGAAACCCTTTTATTTGAAGCTGTAAAAGAAGCAGAAACCTATAGGGTTACACAGCTTTTAATCGAACTTGGAGCTAATGTAAATTTTATCACCCCAACATCTCCTTTAGATAATGCAAAAGGATCTAGAAATAAAAAGCTTTTAAAAGATGCAGGAGCAATGACTTCAGCTCAACTTGACAAAAAATACAATATATACTGGGATAGTGAAGAGTGCGAAAAAGATGAAAGCTATATGGAAAAATATTGTAAATTACTAAACGATGCTATAAAAAAGGCTAAAGAAAGTGAATGA
- a CDS encoding putative toxin, protein MNEGIKIDFAKVNFHIKEFQKVYILENCKLCFYSPFHLQTQNGKEVKKIEKKGKSKIYLIDEDGKTVDIDKTSEQNKIKAREEKRKKEEKSKNVLFSNDEKGNDAINAYFGEKNIDTLNKAYEEREAKPLSRNTENFKDYDIFYDVYTSKDNDIKSLNEELGYDGFEVKNGIAKVGAEFFDKCFEKGIYVLIPRLVSLDKNETLHFDPVPLEDKGFVVTDFRKGRKEEKNIDLSFQRNIAKIKNPNLTLQSPKEFLQALNENKEFTEDDKIQQAQAIKKACGKKADEITKILLKDDKSLKDIITDKEKLEERIGRLQDNKNKSPKELNLLGRLEFLQRNQKKVKDYKDIIKVLQNPQQTSNANKNNTDDNKKKKLTKKNQNQEEQKNKNINSKDIGDAGEYAASMLFAKRSTRYLSNRRKIDANFNTHSFNHTIPDFLVTLNDYPTLVEVKNVQDQALTEQISFELKLAREYELDYLFLCNHYTKLIDNITNLEIFNKDNKNHKGSRSGFIYHRHAHRSIKTIFKEMYLHHIKGAAPNKIIIKRLNLNNSANIEEELNKNKQIQKN, encoded by the coding sequence GTGAATGAGGGAATAAAAATTGACTTTGCTAAAGTCAATTTTCATATCAAAGAATTCCAAAAAGTTTATATATTAGAAAATTGTAAATTATGTTTTTACAGTCCTTTTCATTTGCAAACACAAAATGGAAAAGAAGTGAAAAAAATAGAAAAAAAAGGCAAATCTAAAATTTATCTTATAGATGAGGATGGAAAAACTGTAGATATTGATAAAACTTCAGAGCAAAACAAAATAAAAGCAAGAGAAGAAAAAAGAAAAAAAGAAGAAAAAAGTAAAAATGTATTATTTAGCAATGATGAAAAGGGAAATGATGCAATCAATGCTTATTTTGGTGAGAAGAATATTGATACGCTAAATAAAGCCTATGAAGAAAGAGAAGCCAAGCCTTTATCAAGAAATACAGAAAATTTTAAAGACTATGATATATTTTACGATGTTTATACAAGTAAAGATAATGATATCAAAAGTTTAAATGAAGAGCTAGGATATGATGGCTTTGAAGTAAAAAATGGTATAGCTAAAGTTGGAGCAGAATTTTTTGATAAATGCTTTGAAAAAGGAATTTATGTTTTAATACCAAGATTAGTATCTTTAGATAAAAATGAAACATTACACTTTGATCCTGTGCCTTTAGAAGATAAGGGCTTTGTAGTGACTGATTTTAGAAAAGGAAGAAAGGAAGAAAAAAATATAGATTTAAGCTTTCAAAGAAATATAGCTAAAATAAAAAATCCTAATTTAACTTTACAAAGCCCTAAAGAATTCCTACAAGCCTTAAATGAAAATAAAGAATTTACAGAAGATGATAAAATACAACAAGCACAAGCTATTAAAAAAGCTTGTGGAAAAAAAGCAGATGAAATAACCAAAATCTTGCTTAAAGATGATAAAAGTTTAAAAGATATTATTACAGATAAAGAAAAATTAGAGGAAAGAATTGGCAGATTGCAAGATAATAAAAACAAATCACCTAAAGAACTAAATCTACTAGGTAGACTTGAATTTTTACAAAGAAATCAAAAAAAAGTTAAAGATTATAAAGACATTATAAAAGTTCTTCAAAACCCTCAACAAACTAGTAATGCCAATAAAAATAACACTGATGATAACAAGAAAAAGAAACTGACTAAAAAAAATCAAAACCAAGAAGAACAAAAAAATAAAAATATCAATTCAAAAGATATAGGAGATGCAGGTGAATATGCTGCTTCTATGCTTTTTGCTAAAAGATCAACTAGGTATTTATCCAATAGAAGAAAAATAGATGCAAATTTTAATACCCATAGTTTTAATCATACCATACCTGATTTTTTAGTAACCTTAAATGATTACCCTACTTTAGTAGAGGTTAAAAATGTCCAAGATCAAGCTTTAACAGAACAAATAAGCTTTGAGTTAAAACTTGCTAGAGAATATGAGCTTGATTATTTATTTTTATGCAATCATTACACAAAATTAATAGATAATATAACTAATCTAGAGATATTTAATAAAGACAATAAAAACCATAAAGGATCAAGAAGTGGTTTTATCTACCACAGACATGCTCACAGAAGCATAAAAACAATATTTAAAGAAATGTATCTACATCACATAAAAGGAGCAGCACCTAATAAAATTATCATAAAAAGATTAAATTTAAATAATTCTGCTAATATAGAAGAAGAATTAAACAAAAACAAACAAATACAAAAAAATTAA
- a CDS encoding PoNe immunity protein domain-containing protein codes for MARDTSKDEAYFTKHIIEWEEEIKEDEKKLLELPLGDARRENYFFSITDGKKCIAIDKYSRGDDINLVKKDLEAYILLKQKNRLEFAIDIGYYRGNALELCIRVLLDMDTACVLELIEEDERKRRDILNRDWFLHFIGSKGKNLNLERKCIRKEHELIKEFVATKDIEFLHQYMKKHTRLRDPLDTWDLEGAAIVKLMNLDKEEFKQYKYFPYDLI; via the coding sequence ATGGCAAGAGATACTAGCAAAGATGAAGCGTATTTTACGAAACATATAATAGAGTGGGAAGAAGAAATTAAAGAAGATGAAAAAAAACTCTTAGAACTTCCACTAGGAGATGCAAGAAGGGAAAATTATTTTTTTTCTATAACAGATGGAAAAAAATGTATTGCTATAGATAAATACTCTCGTGGTGATGATATAAATCTAGTTAAAAAAGATTTAGAAGCATACATACTATTAAAACAAAAAAATCGTTTAGAATTTGCAATTGATATTGGTTATTATAGAGGAAATGCTCTTGAACTTTGTATTAGAGTATTGCTAGATATGGATACTGCTTGTGTATTAGAATTAATAGAAGAAGATGAGAGAAAAAGAAGAGATATTCTCAATAGGGACTGGTTTTTGCATTTTATAGGATCTAAGGGTAAGAATTTAAATTTAGAACGCAAATGTATTCGCAAAGAACACGAGCTTATTAAAGAATTTGTAGCCACTAAGGATATTGAGTTTTTACATCAATATATGAAAAAACATACAAGATTAAGAGATCCTCTAGATACTTGGGATCTTGAAGGTGCAGCAATTGTAAAGCTAATGAATTTAGATAAAGAAGAATTTAAACAATACAAATACTTTCCTTATGATTTAATATAA
- a CDS encoding AHH domain-containing protein has product MAKKRTILIPRIEDINITPDTSCLHPILEDNTLVCLHGGRVKLKAKKAKRIKSDNVPIMLDNEIQGASISGCLNPPILGGPCTKVAMVFAYTYSDHKVNNKHSVLQMGLIGMSIKGYPIFAIPKKNKIKFALAKIQASPLAKIKFDRIRWEGGGSDNKQPPIQTHHIATDKNKKYTPKFQEILNSYDLKLNGDWNKVKMPHRGRHPNEYHEYILEKMSKIDKIARGDKDKFLKEFEKLKEEIKNNPAILRKEYYKERK; this is encoded by the coding sequence ATGGCTAAAAAAAGAACAATCCTTATTCCTAGAATAGAAGATATTAATATAACTCCTGATACTTCTTGTTTGCATCCTATCTTAGAAGATAATACTTTAGTATGCTTACATGGAGGTAGAGTTAAGTTAAAAGCAAAAAAAGCTAAAAGAATAAAATCAGACAATGTTCCTATTATGCTTGATAATGAAATACAAGGAGCCAGTATAAGTGGATGTTTAAATCCACCTATACTAGGAGGACCTTGTACTAAAGTAGCTATGGTATTTGCTTATACTTATTCAGATCATAAAGTTAATAATAAACATTCTGTGTTACAAATGGGTTTGATAGGAATGAGTATAAAAGGTTATCCTATATTTGCTATACCCAAAAAGAATAAGATTAAATTTGCTTTAGCTAAAATACAAGCTAGTCCTCTTGCTAAGATTAAATTTGATAGGATAAGATGGGAAGGGGGAGGAAGCGATAACAAACAACCACCAATTCAAACCCATCATATTGCCACTGATAAGAATAAAAAATATACTCCAAAATTTCAAGAGATACTTAATTCATATGATTTAAAACTAAATGGAGATTGGAATAAAGTTAAAATGCCACATCGCGGAAGACATCCTAATGAATATCATGAATATATTCTTGAAAAAATGAGTAAAATTGATAAAATAGCAAGAGGAGATAAGGATAAATTCTTAAAAGAATTTGAAAAACTAAAAGAAGAAATCAAAAATAATCCTGCTATACTTCGCAAAGAATACTATAAGGAGAGAAAATAA
- a CDS encoding ankyrin repeat domain-containing protein gives MKKLEDIKAMSYKQKDELEDLVLEIIDNNDLVKLKDILKDYPVKISCYELHFKNKDNEYPLFEPMNLILRAAFACEDNNNDFSILDYLFDEYGLSLKDPKYNFYHSDMKYIKEANDKYILMEEVEDTIIYQNALIYDYILSADNPNSQIIKYLVNRGAKFEVHEDDFGWTPMHFWARRNNYELLELAIKGGANVDMQTFSKLRKYSKTLLFEAVSEPETYKVTQLLIELGANVNFATPRTPLDDAKGSRNKKLLKDAGAMTSNEIRKKYNLPAYDDSHCEIDGKTDFDLLGKYRDECSKLLNDAIKKAKESE, from the coding sequence ATGAAAAAACTAGAAGATATCAAAGCTATGAGTTACAAACAAAAAGATGAATTAGAAGATTTAGTTCTTGAAATTATAGATAATAATGATTTAGTTAAGCTAAAAGATATTTTAAAGGATTATCCTGTAAAAATATCTTGTTATGAGCTTCATTTTAAAAATAAAGATAATGAATACCCTTTATTTGAACCTATGAATTTAATATTAAGAGCTGCATTTGCTTGTGAAGATAATAATAATGATTTTTCTATTTTAGATTATTTATTTGATGAGTATGGTTTAAGTTTAAAAGATCCTAAATATAATTTTTATCATAGTGATATGAAATATATTAAAGAAGCTAATGATAAATATATCTTAATGGAAGAAGTAGAAGATACCATTATTTATCAAAACGCCCTAATTTATGATTATATATTAAGTGCTGATAATCCAAATTCTCAAATCATTAAGTATCTAGTCAATCGTGGAGCTAAATTTGAAGTGCATGAAGATGACTTTGGTTGGACTCCTATGCATTTTTGGGCTAGACGCAATAATTATGAATTATTAGAACTAGCTATTAAAGGAGGAGCTAATGTAGATATGCAAACTTTTAGTAAATTAAGAAAATACAGCAAAACTCTTTTATTTGAAGCTGTAAGCGAACCTGAAACTTATAAGGTTACACAGCTTTTAATCGAACTTGGAGCTAATGTGAATTTTGCTACCCCAAGAACTCCTTTAGATGATGCAAAAGGATCTAGAAATAAAAAACTTTTAAAAGATGCAGGAGCAATGACTTCAAATGAAATTAGAAAAAAATATAATTTACCAGCATATGATGATTCTCATTGTGAAATTGATGGAAAAACTGATTTTGATTTATTGGGTAAATATCGTGATGAATGCTCCAAACTTTTAAACGATGCTATAAAAAAGGCTAAAGAAAGTGAATGA